Genomic segment of Methanolobus mangrovi:
ACACGCCTGTCCAGATTCCTTACCATCCAGTCAGCAGATGAAATGAAATACCTTTCCTCTTCATTGTTGCAGAAAATGAAAATACGGGAATGCTCGAGATACTTATCAACTATACTGATGGCTTCGATGTTTTCGCTGAACCCTTCAACACCCGGAACTAGTGAACAGATACCCCTGATAGCCAGTTTTATCCTGACCCCTGCCTTACTGGCATCATAAAGTGCATTGATCATCTCGCTATCCACAAGACTATTCATCTTCGCATGAATGTATGCCGGCTTCCCTTCTTTTGCATTCTTTATTTCATTTTCAATGTGTTTTTTGAATGCATTGCGCATTTGCAGAGGAGCTATTATGAGATGCTTGTAATCATATACTTTATAGTTATGAGTGAAGAAATCAAAAACCTTTTCCACTTCAAATGTCAGATCAGGATTTGATGTCATAAGCATATGATCACAATAGAGCTTTGCAGTAGATTCATTGAAATTACCTGTCCCGATGCAGGAATAATGAACAGGACTATTTCCCTCATTCCTTGTAATATGACAGAGTTTTGAATGGACTTTCAGACCGGGCACACCGTCAATAATCTTTGCACCCGCATCTTCAAGTTTCTGGGTCCAGTAAATATTGGATTCCTCATCAAACCTCGCCTGAAGTTCAATGACAACTGTAACGCTTTTCCCATTCTTTATTGCGTTAATGAGCGCATTGATAACATTGGAATTGCGGGCAACCCTGTAAAGGGTGATCTTTATGCTCGAAACATTGGGATCGATGGCTGCCTCTCTTAGAAGGTCAATGAAATAATCAAAAGACTGATAAGGATAATGAAGTAGAATATCTGTTTCCCTTATAGCAGCAAATATGCTTTTATGGCGCAGAAGGTCTTTGTGCGGTAAAGGATGTTTATTTTCATAAAAGAATGAATCGGGTCCTACCTGTGGAAAATTCATGAAATCCTTTGCATTATGATATTTACCACCTGGTACAAGATTTTCGAATTTTTGGATCTTTAGTCTTTTGAGCGTGAAATCCAGAAGATAGTAAGGCATATCCCGGTCATAGACAAAACGAACTGGCTGGCCTTTTTTTCTTTCCTCAAGGCTCTCAGATACCTTTTCAAAGAAACTTTTGGTTACATCATCATCAATATCCAGTTCAGAGTCCCTGGTCAGTTTTATCGTATATGCACCTATTGAATCATATTCAAATGTTGAGAAGATATCATCAAGACCAAAACGTATCACGTCATCCAGCATGATCACACATTTCTTCTCACCACAATGAGGAAGCATGATAAAACGGGGAAGAACATCCGCAGGAACCTCGATCAAAGCAAATTTTGAACCGTTTGGATCCCACTTTTTCCTGACATCGATTAGAAGATAGATAACCTGATTCTTTAAATATGGAAAACTTGGAATATCTTTCAGCATGACAGGAATAAGACGTGGCCGTACTTTTTCCTGGAAATAGGTTTTAAGGAAAGTCTTTTGAGCTTCATCAAGCTGTGTTTCATCAACAATGAAAATATCATGCTTTTCCAGCTCCTTTGTAAGTTCTACAAACACTTTGTCAAACTCATCCCGAAGCTCCAGCACTTTATTATGAACCTGTCTCATAACCTTTCTAGGTGAAACACCCACCATAACCTTGGATTTAAAACCAGCATCTATCATCCGCTGTAAAGTACCAACCCTTACGCTGAAAAACTCATCAAGGTTCGAAGAGAATATCCCAAGGAACTTGAGACGTTCAAGTAATGGGACTCCAGGATCTTTTGCTTCCTGGAGTACTCTTTCATTGAATGAAAGCCAGCTGATCTCCCGGTTAATATAATCCTTCACTTCATTGGACATAAAGCTCATTTTTCTTGATTTTAAAAACATTAGAATGCTGTCGTATTTTAATATAAATACAGCAATCCTGTTATTTAATACTTCATACAGATTCATATATAGTAGTATATAGTACAATATAGCCTAATACGATCAATACAAGTCAACAGACACCATTTTCAAGATAGGTAAATACCTGATATTGACTGCGAAAACCTCACACTGAAATCCGGATCGATAACCTTTGACCATACATCAGGGAAGGTATCAAGGAGGTTTTGAAGTTCCTGTTTCCTGTATTCAAGATAAGCATCCACACCCGGATAATCCTGAAGTCCGGTTGAAGCATGGGAACTTTTTTTATCAACTTCACCCCACCTGCCATATTTCTCGAAATTCTCCAGGAGTTCAAGTGCAACCACCGTATCATGCATATCTCCCAGATTATCCTGGAGGGCCTTCAGATCCCTTATAAGATCCCTGGACTCTGAACCAAGTACTTCTTTAAAGAATTCAAGTGTATAGCGTAGTATCTTAACATCAATTCTCAGCTGATGATATTTTTCAAGGGATGGATCGACTACTGTTTCATCTGAAATAACTTCATCATATGCTCTGACAGCTGCAAACTGGGTGTATAAAAGTACAGGCAGAACATCCATGACCCTGCAAGGAACAGGTTCACCATTCTTATTTATGGATTTCATTTTCCAGGCTTTTTTCCCCAGAAGATAATCAGCAAAATTATTTTTGAACTTATTATACTTTACATCATCCAGATACTCAAGCATGTTACCGCGCTGCTTTGCCTTCTCTATTAGAATGGAATCTGTAAGTGGATCCATGTCTATTCGTATTTCAGGAGATTGGCCCTCAAGGTAATGATCTATCTTCTCAAGGAAAACATCCAGATCTCTCACAGAACCCAGTACCCTTCTTGTAGATTTGATGTTCCTGTAATGTGAAAACATCTTTTTCATATCAAGATAATCTTCCAGAACCTCGATAGCCGAGCGCATACGCATTGCAGCAACCCTCATATCATGAAGTTGTTCAATATCCTTTCCTACTTTCGTCCCTCTCTCGTGCTCAACCATGACTCCGAAATGGAACATGAGTATCTTGCGTGCAGCATCTCGCATTGTATCGGTGGCCTTGATGTCGGTCTTTTTCATTGACCTGAATTCAGAGAACGGAACAACAGGCATGTCGGAGGCAGATATTTCTAGTGTCTCTGCGGAAGCCACTGCAATTGACCCAATATCTTCAACTTGAGTTTTTTCAGGTATTCCAATATCCTCTGTTTCCGGAATTTCAACTATTTCCGGGAATTGTGTTGTTTCCAGAGCTGTGGGTTCGATGAAGCTATTATCTTCTTTGATCTCTTCAGCAATTGCTGGATCAGACATCGTGTTTTCCTCAGTGTTCTCCATTATTTGTGACTCCGGCTGTTTTTCTCCAGAAGCTGTATCAGTTACGATGAATGTATCGTCGCTTCCACTTGTATTTGTAAGGAAAGCTGGCTCGTAAGAAGCTGTTGTTATATTAGTTATCAAGATACCTGCAAAGGTTGCAAGTACGGAACAATCATTATGTTGATCAGGTTCATTGGCGATGACAGAGCATTGTTTCTGAACGGTTGTTCCCTGCTCTTTTGAGCTTTCAAACGCCTGCAGAAAATAATTAGCGAAAATATTGATCAATAGCAGAAAAATCCCCAGTGAATAAAATATTATCACATAGGATACCCTTGGATATAAACAGTTGTCAGGGAATGAGAATACGAACATAAGAACTCCTGTTACAGAGAGCAGCATACCTGCTATGAAAGAATAATTCTGTGAAAGCTGACGGCGAATTCCTGCAATATTGATGCCTGCAAGAATTAACAGTATCCCAAAACCCAGTAAGAAGCAGACTATTAATATTACCTCTGAACCGGAACTGCGACTGAGCCTGCTGACTATTGCAAATAGAAGGCCGGTCATGCAAAACACCAGACCGATCAAAAAACCCAGAGATGCAGTTAAGGAATATTTCTTAACAAACATGTTCGATGACAATGATCTCCCCTCGGGTAATATCGACTATTATAATTTAATGCGCTTCAGTTCATTTATAGTCTCACTGAGAACCTTTTGCTGCATTTTCATTTGCCTGATATGACTTTTTATCAGGCGTTTTTTTGCTTTTTTGCTTTTGTTTTCGGAAAGTGAACCTTTTAGTGCCTTTAGCTTTGATTGGACCTTGAATTTCACTATTTCCCTGTCCTTAAGGATTGCTTTAACCGGACAGATCTTTATGCATTTGCCACAGTTGATGCATTTTTCATTTAAAATAAGAGCTTTCCCCTTTACCATATCAATTGCATCCACAGGACATTTTTTTACACATTTCCTGCACGAAATACATTCCTTTTTATTGACCCATGGCATATTATTCACTCCCTATTACTAATGGGTCAAGCAGGTATAAAAGTATATACAGTGAAGGAAATATACTATACGTTGCTGTCATGTGAAAACTTATGCTGACCAGATTCAACATTCATTTGCTTAAAGAGAGATTGATATGATCCAGTCCATCCAGTGGGGTATTGACCCTTTATCATTCGTTTTTCTGGAGAAGATAATACTTTCACTGATGATAGGGATACTTATCGGTATTGAGAGGGAACACTGGCGTGCAGATAAAAAGATATTCGCAGGGGTCAGAACCTTTGCCATTACCTGCATAACAGGTACTCTTGCCACGCTACTTGTTGATTATATCGGCGTATGGATACTTGTTATAACAAGTCTTCTTGCAGTTCTTTCTTCAGCAGCTCTCATATACGTCGTCAACATCCTCAAAGGTAAATCAGGACTTACTACTGCAATTGCACTCTTCTGCACATACCTTTTAGGAATAGTCGTTGCCCAGGGACTATATCTGGTAGCAATAGTCACAGCCCTTATACTGACTTTCATCCTTATAGAGAAGAAACCTCTGCATTCATTTGCAGAGCATCTCTCGGAAAGTGACATAAATAGCGCTATTAAATTCCTGGCAGTTGCCTTTGTACTTTACCCGATAATGCCGGAAGAACCCATCTATGGAATTCTGAGGCTCAAATCAGCCATACTTATAGTAGTACTGGTCTCATTCATTAGTTTTGTAAGTTATATTTCCCTGAAAAAGATGGGGCCAAAAGGTGGCATTCCGTATTCTGGTTTTTTTGGAGGATTCATTAGCAGTGAAGCCACCGTAGCTGCACTTTCAGGATTATCAATGAAAAGACCGATACTCAAGGATTCCATTCACATCGGTTCAATGCTTGCAGTAGTATCTATGATCATAAGTAACACTATTATAGCACTGATTGCAGATCCGACTGCAAAGACTGCCTCATTAATGGCTCCACCTTTCGTGGTAATGGGAAGCATCGCCATTATAGTTGTAGCACTCAAATGGAAGAATACATTGAACCTGGAAGAAAGCATAGATATAGGCTCACCGTTCGCACTTGGTCCGGCATTCAAATTCGGAGCTGTATTCACAATACTCCTTGTTATCGCTAACTTCGCTAACGAATATGGAGGAACAGGGGGGGCTTATGTGACAGCACTCGGAGGAATAGTCAGCAGTTCTGCAGTGACTGCTTCTGTAGCAGCACTGGCATTCTCAGGAAACCTTTCGGTCCAGACAGCTGCTGAAACAGCGATCCTTGCCGGACTTATCAGTACCCTCAGCAAAACATTCTACATAAAGGTCACCGGCTCACCCGAGCTGTTCAAAACATCCCTTTTATCATTCATCGCGATTGTAGCAGCCGGGTCTGTCACATTGATAATATGGAGCTTTTACATACGGACATATCTTGGTTAATTAGAGAATCTATATAACTATATATATTGAAGCGTACTATTTTTTATGGATAATACATGCTTGAAAATGTAGATCTGGATAAAAGTCTCAGCAAAGAAGAATATGATGACATAATCGAAGATTTGACGATACGAATTGGAGAACTACAGAGAAAAGCATGGAAAACGGACATACCCACCATCATAGTCTTTGAAGGTTGGCACGCATCCGGTATGACAGAGATAATCAACCGATTCCTTTTGACCCTCAACCCAATGGGATTTGACCTTTACACAACCGGAAAGCCCTGTTATCAGGAAGAGCAAAAACCACTATTATGGCGTTTCTGGACAAAGATACCGAAGAAGGGAAGCATCGCTATCTTTGACAGGAGCTGGTATCGCAGAGTAGTCATAGAACATGACGGGAAAGGTAAAGTGGATAAGCACATGCCGAAATGCCTTGAGGGTATAACCTATTTTGAAAGACAGCTCACAGATGAAGGATACCTCCTCATCAAATTCTTCCTTCATGTCAGCAAAAAAGAACAGGCAAAGAGATACCGTGACTTGAAGAAGGAAGGCGTACCACTTTTTATCGTAGAGGAAGAGGAACAGGAATATCTCAATGAATACGACAGGCATCTGCCCGTAATAGAAGGGATCCTTGAAAGAACGGACAAAGCCTCTGCACCATGGACCATTGTAGAGGCTGAGGACAAAAACTTTGCCACTGTTAAAGTGCTTGCAAAGGTTATAGAGTCGATAGAGAATAAAATAGTTGAAGCTGAGAGCAATGCCGAAGCAACTCAAAATGACCAAGTTGATAACTGTGTCATCCCGAACATAGATTCATCGATACTTGAAAAAATAGATCTGGATAAAAGTCTCGCTTACAAAGAATACAAAAAAGAAAAGAAGGCATGTCAGAAAAAGATAGCACAACTCCAGTATGAGCTTTTCAGGAACCGTATTCCCCTTATCGTACTATTTGAAGGCTGGGACGCTTCAGGAAAAGGTGGTAGCATAAGGCGACTTGCACAGAAACTGAACCCCAGATTATATCGTGTGATCCCTGTGGGAGTGCCTTCAAATTATGAACTGGCACATCATTATCTGTGGAGGTTCTACAATGAGATACCCGAAGCAGGCCACATCGGGATATATGACAGGAGCTGGTATGGCAGGGTGCTTGTGGAACGGGTGGAAAAACTGTGTAATACCCATGAATGGAAGCGTGCTTACAGGGAGATAAATGAGTTTGAGGAAATACTCACTAACTACGGCACCATAATCATCAAGTTCTGGACCCATATTGACAAAGAGGAACAGCTTAACCGGTTCAAGCAGCGTGAGAACACACCATATAAGAAATGGAAGATCACATCAGATGACTGGCGCAACAGGGAAAAATGGAACCTGTACCTTAGTGCTGCAGATGAGATGCTTCAAAAGACAAGCACTTCCTGGGCACCCTGGACAATCGTTGAATCCAATGACAAGTACTACTCAAGGATAAAGATACTACACACTGTCATCGACCGCATAGAAGAGGAACTGAAACAGAGAGGACTTCAATAGTCTTCCCTGAAATATACATCCTTTTCAAAGAGCAAACGCCACAGGTCAGCTTTTGTATCTGCCCTGTCGGCATCTGTGTCTGCTCCAGGCCCCATCACTTTTATGACTATGTCTTCTTTCTCAAGATCAATATCAACTATTTTACTATCCATTCTGCTGAGATCCAGTGCATCTGCGAGTCTTAGAATTGCGGACATTTTGAGTATGTCATCCTGCATCTGCAAAGGAAGCTGGGAGAACTTCTTGTTCTGGGATAGTTTTTGAAGCTTCTTTTTATCAATCCTCTTCTTATGGAGGAAGGTCATCCACGGCAGGAACAGACAGAGAGGATAGGGAAGTTCCTCAGGACATGTTGAAAGGAGGATATCCCTTCCTACCTTATGGTGGGTGCTGACATCGGTCATAACCCCTATATCATGAACAAGAGCTGCAAACCTCAATGTCTGGCGAAGATTCCCATCCAGTGCATGAATAGGTTTGAGTGCATCAAAGAGCATTAAGGAATTCTCGGCAACCTTACGGGCATGCTCCTGTTCGATACTGTATTCTTCGAACATATCCCTGATAGGCGAGAATGTTATCTGCTGATTATCAGAAACGATACCATAATCAAGGCTTTTAGCATCTTGTTTAATGTTCTCCATATAGAGTTCAAGCCCATTGTCAAATTTGGAACTGGTGCCTACAACCAGACCTGCTTCATCCCGGAAAAATGCAGCTATCTGATGAAGTTCATCCTCTTTGCCATCACCCATTAGCTCTACTTCAAGCTCAAGATAGATTTTTTTGTTGTTTCCACAAATGATGATAACATCATCAAAACTCAATTCGGCCACATGCCGTTCTCTGTTGTAGACCTGAAGGTCTGTTCTTTTGTGTTCTACAAGAAACAGTGGGAAGAGATTACCCGAGCCTATCATCTTTAATACCCGGTTCTTAAGGTCACAATCATTCCATTCTTTCACAGGAACCTTCTCAGAAAGGGTGAATTCGGTTTCTTCCCTCATATGGATAAGAGAACTTGCACTTTTCAGTGACTTGAGAGTATAGACCACCTTGTCTTTTTTTTCTCTGCACCTGAATGAAAAACCTGAAGCGTATATTGCCATGTCCAGTGTATCAAGGTAAGTATCTCTGAACTCTTTCAGCACAGCATCCGAAATACTAAACTCATTTATTGAATCTATATTCATGAGCTTATCGAACACATCACGCCCTGATACAAGGAACTTAGCTTCAATTTCCATAAAAGCAAATATGATGTCTTAAGTTAAAAGTCTTCTATTCAGGAGCAATGTCCCTTTTTATGGAAAATGTAAGAACCATCGCCATTGTTCGAAAAACCCATTTTTTCCCAGAATCCAATTGCTGTCGGCCTTACCCTGTCTGCAATGACAGTATTGAAATGTTCTTTGAAAAACTCTATTGTTTTACTTCCATAGTTATTTCCCTCAAATTCCGGAAAAATAGTTATGGAATGGATAGTCAGAACATTATCATCCACTCTGCCCCGGGCCTTTCCAACTCTTTGCCCATTGCGGTCGATATTCAGCCACCTGTAATCAGAACTTTGCACAGATGGGAGCAGTTTAAATGATAGTTCATGTGGCATCTCAAAGACATCCGACAATTATGTGTTATCAACCAACTTTTCGGTACAGCTGTGCATTTGCAACAACCGGTTCAAAGTATTCCTGCATTTCCAGAGGAATCTTCTGGGTCTGTTCGGTTGCAAAATAACCACCCTCAAGAGAATCATGGAACATCTTGAGAACTTCTATCCTTTCCTCTTCCTTAAAATGCAAAAGTACATTTTTACACAGAATCAGGTTGAGACCTGTTCTGATAGGTTTCAGATTTAAAAGGTCATTTTTTGTGAATTCAACACTTCTCCTGATTTCATCGGAAATCCGGAAGTGGTCGGGTTCATCTGCTGGTGAGAAATATTTATTGAATATTGGCTCCGGTATCCTCTGAACCATTTCCCGGGGGTATATACCTTTTTTAATTATATCTCCAAACAGGTTGCTGTTATCTATGTCCGTTGCATGTATCTTCACATTCCTGAAGGTCATACCCATATTCTCCCTCAGCACAATTGCCAGTGAGTAAGGTTCTGGACCCATGGCACAGCCGGCATCCCATATATGAATGTAACGTCGGCTTCGAAGTTCAGGAATTACATAATCCCTGATCATTTCCAATGTTTGCATATCCCTGAAAAAATAAGTGAAAGCTATTGCCATCCTCTCCTGCTACTATTTAAATATAATACATTAATTATATTTATATATTTCTCGGTTAAATTAAGGATGACTTGTGCAGATGATATTGAAGAGTAAAAAAAGTAAATTAAAAAGAAAAAAGAAAGGAAAAGAAAAAAGGATTGCCTGAATATCAGGCAAGACTTGCGATATCCTCAACTTCCTTTTTATTCAATACTTTTGCAAGATCAAGAAGTATCAGAAGGCGACCATCCATTTTGCCTACGCCTGTGATATATTCCTTACTTACACTTGACATGACAAGTTCAGGAGCCGGATCAATATTTGAAGCAGGGATTCTCAATACCTCATTCACGGAATCAACGATCATACCCACAACATTATTGCCGATCTCAACAACAATTATGCGTGAATGCTCATCTACTTCCTTTGATCGGAGATTAAAGCGTTTATCAAGATTGATAACCACAATAATCTTTCCACGCAGGTTGATGACACCTTCTACATACTCAGGAGATTGTGGGATCTGTGTGATCTCAGGCATCCGTATGATCTCCTGGACCTTCATGATCTCTACTCCGAATTCTTCACCACCTAGCTGGAAAACTACCATTTGTAATAATTCATCAACGGAAGTTGTTCCGGATTTTAAATCATCTGCCATTTATTATATCACACCTTATTAAACAAGAGCATGCTCTTTCTTTTCTATTCCCTGGCTTCTTGCAGGGCCTTTACTTTGTCCACCTGAGGTAGACGAAGAATCCAGTATAAACTTATCAACGACTGCTTTCATCTCACCTGCAAGGCTTGAGAGATCTTCTGCTGATCTTGAAAGTTCCTGCATTGTTGCGCTTTGTTCCTGAACCGCTGCAGATGCTTCTTCTGTTCCTGCTGCGGATTCTTCTGATATTGCACTGACCTCTTCAATAGAAGAAGTGACTTCTTCAATAGAAGCAGACTGTTCTTGTGCAGCAGCTGCAATATCCTGAACCATACTTGCTATCAGGTTACCTGCAGCAACCACATCTTCAATGACATTAGCTACTTCATTAATGGCAGATGCACCAGTCTCAACCTCTTCAGAACCCTGCTGCATGGATGTAACAGCATTGTGCGTGCCTTCCTGTATCTCCCCGATGAGTGTTGAGATCTGTTTGGCGGCATTACCTGAATCCTCAGCAAGTTTCCTCACTTCATCCGCCACAACGGCAAATCCACGGCCATGCTCACCTGCACGTGCTGCTTCAATTGCTGCATTCAGTGCAAGCAGATTGGTCTGGTCTGCAATGTTAGTGATCAGATTGACAATCTCACCTATCTGCTTGGACTTGCCATCAAGTTCCATTATGACACCGGAAGACTCTGAAGTTGCATTCCTGATGGAATTCATCTTGACAAGGAGATCTTTGGCAATTACACCAAGACTATTGATCAGTTCATTAGACTCCTTTGCATTCTCTGCTGCTTTTTGTGAATTCGTGGCAACTTCCTGCACAGTCATAGTCATATCTACCATTGCCCTTGAGACCTCTTCGGTCTTTGATGCCTGGCTCTGTGCCCCTCTCGAGATTTCTGAAACCGTATCAGCTACCTGATAGGACGAAGAAGACATCTGTTCAACAGAAGCTGACATCTCCTCGGCTGTTGATGCAACATTCCTTGAGCTGTCATATACCATTGAAACAACATCATTCAATGATAGTCTTGTGTTCTCAACACCATCTGTCAGTACCTTGAACTCTCCAACACCGTGAACAGAGACTGCCCTGCTGAGGTTGTTATTTGAAATTTCTCCCAGCACACTGGAGGAATCTGCAATTATTGCCTGCAGGTTTCCACCGAAATCATCGAGTGTATCGGAGAATAACTTGAAATCACCCTTTGTTACGAAGTCGAACCTTGCATCAAGGTCACCTTCAGAATACTTATTGACTATACGCATTGCCTCATTAAGTGGATTCACAAGCGCATCTATAGCCAGGTTGACAGTATTGATAGCGTCGCTGAAACGTCCCTCATAAAGGGAGCCATCTGCCCTGTAGTCAAGGTTACCGGCCTCCGCTGCGTTACCAAGTTTTATGAACTCATTTACAATACCCTCGATGTTGCTCATCATTGAAATGTAACATGGGATGAGCTCATCATTCTCGGAGCGTTTGCCAATCTTCTTAAGCCCTTCAAGATTGCTCAGGTCACCAACAGCGATCTTCTTGTTCACACTCATTGTGGTCAGGATTCTTTCACGAACACCATTTGTAGCGGATGCCACTTCAGCATAGATTCCCTGGTAATTACCTTCAACTTTTCTTGTATGATCGTTGTTAACCATAAGCTGCAGAATTTCATTGGACTCTACAAGACCACCGAGACCATCGATACAACCATTGATGTTGTTCTTGAGAATATTGAAGTCACCCTTGTATTCATCATTGATCTTTTCAGGTATCTCTCCCTTTGCTATCTGGTCAACATACTCAGCTGTCATTTTCAAAGGACAGATAACAGCATCAAATGCTTTGTTCACAGTTGTAGTCGCTTCATTGAAAAGACCCTGGAATCGTGAAGATTCAGCTCTGTGCTCAAGATTACCTGATTCGGCAGCGTGCCCCAGAGCAATGAACTCATCGGCCATTCCCTTGACTGTTTCCATGAGTCCAATGGTGTATGGCAACAGTTTATCATTCTCAGAACGTTTGCCTGCTTGCTTATATCTTTCAAGGTCACTGAAATCACCCTTGGCCATGAATTCGAATGTACGCTGGATATTCAGGAGCCTGTTGCGAACTTCGTTTACAGCCTGGCCTACTTCATAATAGATACCCTGATAATCTCCTTTCACATCCATTGTAAAATCGTTTACTGCCATTTTTTGCAACACATTGTTTGCTTCGACCATACCACCGATGCCATCAATACATGCATTGATGTTATTCTTTATCTCGTTGAAATCACCTTTATAGTCATCAGTTATCTTTTCAGGGATGTCACCTTTGGAGATACGATCAACATATTCAGCCGTCACATTAAGCGGAGCAATCATGGCATCAAATGCAGTATTTACAGTACTGACAGCCTCCTGGAAAAGACCATCAAACTTTGAAGGATCTACCCTGTAGTCTAGCTTTCCATCTTCTGTAGCATGACCAAGTTCAATGAACTCATCGGCCATTCCCTTAACCGTTTCCATAAGTCTGATAGTGTATGGCAACAGCTTATCATTTTCAGAACGCTTGCCTGCTTGCTTATATCTTTCAAGGTCACTGAAATCACCTCTGGCCATGAACTCGAATGTACGCTGGATGTTCAATAACCTGTTACGTACCTCATTTACAGCATAGGCATTATTCTTGAATACTCCATTATATTCACCATTAACACTGTTCTCAAAGTCGTTCTCAGCCAGCTTGAGAAGAATATCAGTGCTCTCATTCAGTGGTCTTGCAATTGAGTCGAGAGTATTATTAAGGTTCTCTATGATAGTCCTGAACTCACCACCATGACGTGTTGCATCGACACGCATATCAACTCTACCTTCTGCGCCTGCTATTGCAAGGCTCTCCGAGTCTTTGATAAGTGCATTGATCGCATCGACACAGATGTTCAGGTTGTTCTTGAAATCATTATAATCGCCTTTGAATTCCTTTGTGATCTTCGGAGGGATATCTCCCTTTGAAAGCCGATCCACATATTTGGATGCTGCTGTGAAAGGTCTGATAATCGAATCAAGCATTTCATTGATCCCAAGAACAAGTTCTTTGAATTCGCCTTCAAAATTCTCAGGGTCTGCACGAACATCAAGTTTACCTTCAATGGCGGAACTCACCAATAGATTGATCTGATCATGAAGCTTCTTCTGCTCATCTACATCCTTTTTCCACCCTGTGGCCTTGTCAAGAAAAGTATTCAATGCTTCTACCATCTTGCCTTCTGTACCATCGACCTGAAGGCTGAGTTTTGAACCAGAACTGCCGTTAGTAGTAGAATTCAAAATATTGATTACATCATTATGCAACTTGTTGCTCTTTTCTATTTTAAGAGAAGTCTGCTCAGAATGTATTTTCTGTTCTGCCACTTCGTTCTTCCACCCCGTGGCCTTGTCCAGAAAAGCATTCAATGCTTCTGTCATCTCTCTTTCAATCCCACTGCTTTGAAGGTTTAGTCTGGAATCAGACTCACCTTTTTCGATGGAATTCAAAACATCAATGATTTCATTGTATAGTTTGTTGTTTTTCCCTAACA
This window contains:
- a CDS encoding methyl-accepting chemotaxis protein, with amino-acid sequence MLGKNNKLYNEIIDVLNSIEKGESDSRLNLQSSGIEREMTEALNAFLDKATGWKNEVAEQKIHSEQTSLKIEKSNKLHNDVINILNSTTNGSSGSKLSLQVDGTEGKMVEALNTFLDKATGWKKDVDEQKKLHDQINLLVSSAIEGKLDVRADPENFEGEFKELVLGINEMLDSIIRPFTAASKYVDRLSKGDIPPKITKEFKGDYNDFKNNLNICVDAINALIKDSESLAIAGAEGRVDMRVDATRHGGEFRTIIENLNNTLDSIARPLNESTDILLKLAENDFENSVNGEYNGVFKNNAYAVNEVRNRLLNIQRTFEFMARGDFSDLERYKQAGKRSENDKLLPYTIRLMETVKGMADEFIELGHATEDGKLDYRVDPSKFDGLFQEAVSTVNTAFDAMIAPLNVTAEYVDRISKGDIPEKITDDYKGDFNEIKNNINACIDGIGGMVEANNVLQKMAVNDFTMDVKGDYQGIYYEVGQAVNEVRNRLLNIQRTFEFMAKGDFSDLERYKQAGKRSENDKLLPYTIGLMETVKGMADEFIALGHAAESGNLEHRAESSRFQGLFNEATTTVNKAFDAVICPLKMTAEYVDQIAKGEIPEKINDEYKGDFNILKNNINGCIDGLGGLVESNEILQLMVNNDHTRKVEGNYQGIYAEVASATNGVRERILTTMSVNKKIAVGDLSNLEGLKKIGKRSENDELIPCYISMMSNIEGIVNEFIKLGNAAEAGNLDYRADGSLYEGRFSDAINTVNLAIDALVNPLNEAMRIVNKYSEGDLDARFDFVTKGDFKLFSDTLDDFGGNLQAIIADSSSVLGEISNNNLSRAVSVHGVGEFKVLTDGVENTRLSLNDVVSMVYDSSRNVASTAEEMSASVEQMSSSSYQVADTVSEISRGAQSQASKTEEVSRAMVDMTMTVQEVATNSQKAAENAKESNELINSLGVIAKDLLVKMNSIRNATSESSGVIMELDGKSKQIGEIVNLITNIADQTNLLALNAAIEAARAGEHGRGFAVVADEVRKLAEDSGNAAKQISTLIGEIQEGTHNAVTSMQQGSEEVETGASAINEVANVIEDVVAAGNLIASMVQDIAAAAQEQSASIEEVTSSIEEVSAISEESAAGTEEASAAVQEQSATMQELSRSAEDLSSLAGEMKAVVDKFILDSSSTSGGQSKGPARSQGIEKKEHALV